In Arvicola amphibius chromosome 1, mArvAmp1.2, whole genome shotgun sequence, one DNA window encodes the following:
- the Pacrgl gene encoding PACRG-like protein, whose protein sequence is MQKSEYPGGNYDQRTSSSAQRKHSTTVQRSKSSSLASSPEAARRVHPRPSDKLNPKTINPFGEQSRAPSAFAAIYSKGGIPCRLVHGSVKHRLQWECPPEILPFDPLLITLAEGLRETKHPYTFVSKEGFRELLLVKGAPEKAAPLLPRLIPVLKAALVHPDDEVFERGLSALVQLSAVVGPSLNGHLKLLLTSLSKRLTDKKFKEPITSALQKLEQHGGSGSLIVIKSKIPTYCSICC, encoded by the exons ATGCAGAAATCCGAGTACCCTGGAG GTAATTATGATCAAAGGACATCCTCAAGTgcacaaagaaaacacagcacGACAGTTCAGCGGAGCAAATCCTCCTCATTAGCTAGTTCTCCTGAGGCTGCAAGAAGGGTTCATCCTCGGCCAAGTGACAAACTAAACCCTAAAACGATTAACCCC TTTGGTGAACAGTCACGAGCTCCCTCTGCATTTGCAGCTATCTACTCAAAAGGAGGTATTCCTTGCAG ATTGGTACATGGCTCAGTAAAACACAGATTACAATGGGAATGCCCGCCTGAAATTCTTCCATTTGACCCGCTTCTAATTACTTTAGCTGAG GGTCTGAGGGAGACAAAGCATCCTTACACCTTTGTGTCCAAGGAGGGCTTTAGGGAATTACTTCTGGTCAAGGGTGCTCCTGAAAAAGCTGCACCGTTGCTACCTAGACTGATCCCTGTGCTGAAGGCAGCTCTG GTCCATCCTGATGACGAAGTGTTTGAGAGAGGACTGAGCGCACTCGTACAGCTGAGTGCAGTCGTTGGCCCATCTCTGAATGGCCATCTGAAACTCCTGCTTACAAGT CTTTCCAAGAGGCTAACggacaaaaaattcaaagaacccATCACCAGTGCCTTGCAGAAGCTGGAGCAGCATGGTGGGAGT GGAAGTCTTATCGTCATCAAGTCCAAAATCCCCACGTACTGCTCTATCTGCTGTTGA